A single Tenacibaculum sp. Bg11-29 DNA region contains:
- the argH gene encoding argininosuccinate lyase: MKLWDKGLTIDKKIEQFTVGNDREIDMHIAKYDVQASLAHAKMLHKIEIINSDELQKLEEGLDEMKHQIENNTFEIENYFEDIHSKIEFELTKKYGDVGKKIHTARSRNDQVLVALHLYYKQNIADVIQQTNTLFNTLLDLSETYKDNLLPGYTHLQVAMPSSFGLWFSAYAEVLIDDVYLLEAAFKVVDQNPLGSAAGYGSSFPIDRDFTTQELNFSTLKYNVVAAQMSRGKSERTIAAALGGLCNTLARFSMDICLYMSQNFGFISFPDELTTGSSIMPHKKNPDVFELIRGKCNKIQALQTEMILITNNLPSGYHRDFQLLKENMITAFEEVKNILEIFNFSIKQIIVKDVNPNDEKYKFLFTVDNMNTLVENGMTYRDAYKNIGAKVENGTYKPDTSKKHSHIGSIHNLSLNKIRDKFPS; this comes from the coding sequence ATGAAACTTTGGGATAAAGGATTAACCATAGACAAAAAAATAGAACAGTTTACTGTCGGAAACGATAGAGAGATTGACATGCATATAGCAAAATACGATGTGCAAGCATCTTTAGCACATGCAAAAATGTTGCATAAAATTGAAATAATCAATTCAGATGAATTACAAAAACTAGAAGAAGGGCTTGATGAAATGAAACATCAAATTGAAAATAATACGTTTGAAATTGAAAATTATTTTGAAGATATACATTCTAAAATAGAATTTGAATTAACTAAAAAATATGGAGATGTTGGTAAGAAGATTCACACTGCCCGTTCTAGAAACGACCAAGTTTTAGTTGCCTTACATTTATATTACAAACAAAACATAGCTGACGTAATTCAACAAACGAATACTTTATTTAATACTTTATTAGATTTATCAGAAACATACAAAGATAATTTATTACCAGGTTATACACATTTACAAGTAGCAATGCCTTCTTCTTTTGGTTTATGGTTTTCAGCTTATGCCGAAGTATTAATAGACGATGTATATTTGTTAGAGGCCGCTTTTAAAGTGGTAGATCAAAACCCTTTAGGCTCTGCTGCTGGTTATGGAAGTTCTTTTCCGATTGATAGAGATTTTACAACCCAAGAATTAAATTTTTCTACATTAAAATACAATGTCGTTGCTGCTCAAATGAGCAGAGGAAAAAGCGAGCGAACAATTGCAGCGGCTTTAGGAGGATTATGTAACACTTTAGCTCGTTTTTCGATGGATATCTGCTTGTATATGAGTCAAAATTTTGGCTTTATTTCCTTTCCAGATGAGTTAACTACAGGAAGCAGTATTATGCCACATAAAAAGAATCCTGATGTATTTGAATTGATTAGAGGTAAATGTAATAAAATACAGGCATTGCAAACTGAAATGATTTTAATTACTAATAATTTACCGAGTGGTTATCATAGAGATTTTCAATTATTAAAAGAAAATATGATTACTGCTTTTGAAGAAGTTAAAAACATTTTAGAAATTTTTAATTTTTCAATCAAACAAATTATTGTTAAAGATGTAAATCCAAATGATGAAAAATACAAATTTTTATTTACGGTTGATAATATGAATACATTGGTAGAAAACGGGATGACCTATAGAGATGCTTATAAAAATATTGGTGCTAAAGTTGAAAATGGAACATACAAACCAGATACTTCAAAGAAGCATTCTCATATTGGAAGTATTCATAATTTAAGTTTAAATAAGATTCGAGATAAGTTTCCAAGTTAA
- a CDS encoding aspartate aminotransferase family protein — translation MSLFNVYPLFNITPVKAKDINVYDENGTEYLDLYGGHAVISIGHSHPTYVKNISNQVSNLGFYSNSIQNPLQTKLADELIKQSNCKDYQLFLCNSGAEANENALKLASFHTNKKKIIAFKNGFHGRTSAAVAATDNTKIVAPINAQQEVEFFELGDLQSIEKALQKEDVCAVIIECIQGVGGLDESTTTFYQGLDKLCKQYKVMFIVDEVQSGFGRTGDFFAFQKHNITPDVISMAKGMGNGFPIGGILIHPSIEASYGLLGTTFGGNHLACVASLAVLTVLKEERLLKNVNLISEYFIEKAAEIPAIKKIKGRGLMLGIEFNFPIASLRKELIFKHHIFTGSAKNPNLLRILPPLTIKKQHVDQFFDAVKKELSN, via the coding sequence ATGAGTTTATTTAATGTATATCCGCTATTTAATATTACTCCCGTAAAAGCAAAAGATATTAATGTGTATGATGAAAATGGTACAGAATATTTAGACTTATACGGAGGGCATGCTGTTATTTCTATTGGACATTCTCACCCAACATATGTAAAGAATATCAGTAATCAAGTAAGTAATTTGGGCTTCTACAGTAACTCAATTCAAAATCCGTTACAAACAAAATTAGCTGATGAGTTAATAAAGCAATCTAATTGTAAAGATTATCAATTGTTTTTATGCAATTCAGGAGCTGAAGCAAATGAAAATGCCTTAAAACTAGCTTCTTTTCACACCAATAAAAAGAAAATTATTGCTTTTAAAAATGGTTTTCATGGTAGAACATCTGCTGCGGTTGCTGCAACAGATAACACTAAGATTGTTGCTCCAATTAATGCACAGCAAGAGGTTGAATTTTTCGAGTTAGGTGATTTACAATCTATAGAAAAAGCATTACAAAAAGAAGATGTTTGTGCTGTAATTATTGAATGTATTCAAGGAGTTGGAGGTTTAGATGAAAGTACCACTACTTTCTATCAGGGCTTAGATAAATTATGTAAACAATACAAAGTAATGTTTATAGTAGATGAAGTACAATCTGGTTTTGGAAGAACAGGTGATTTTTTTGCTTTTCAAAAGCATAATATTACCCCAGATGTTATCTCAATGGCAAAAGGAATGGGAAATGGTTTTCCTATTGGCGGAATTTTAATTCATCCTTCAATTGAAGCTTCTTATGGTTTATTAGGAACTACTTTTGGTGGGAATCATTTAGCTTGTGTAGCTTCTTTAGCTGTTTTAACTGTTTTAAAAGAAGAGCGTTTACTCAAAAACGTAAACCTAATTTCTGAATACTTTATTGAAAAAGCAGCAGAAATTCCAGCAATAAAAAAAATAAAAGGAAGAGGTTTAATGCTTGGAATAGAATTTAATTTTCCAATTGCATCGTTAAGAAAAGAACTAATTTTTAAACATCATATTTTTACAGGAAGTGCTAAAAATCCTAATTTACTAAGGATTCTTCCTCCATTAACAATCAAAAAACAACATGTTGATCAGTTTTTTGATGCCGTAAAAAAGGAATTGAGTAATTAA
- a CDS encoding acetylornithine carbamoyltransferase: MKKYTNINDIKNVSKIIQEAIQLKETPFLFENLGKHKTLVMLFFNSSLRTRLSTEKAAKNLGMQVMILNVNDTWNLEFEDGTVMNLNSSEHVKEAAQVISQYADIIAIRAFSSLKNKEKDESEFILNSFIKYATVPIVNMESSTAHPLQALTDAITIEELKTKPKPKVVLSWAPHPKALPHAVANSFVKMMQKTAVDFYITHPKGYELNPEITRNTPINHNQEEALRNADFVYVKNWSSYTDYGEIISQDQNWMLTKEKIGTAKFMHCLPVRRNVVVEDSVLDSKNSVVIHEANNRTYAAQIVLKKIIENL, translated from the coding sequence ATGAAAAAATATACCAATATAAACGATATAAAAAATGTTTCTAAAATTATTCAAGAAGCAATTCAATTAAAAGAAACCCCCTTTCTATTTGAAAATTTAGGAAAACATAAAACATTGGTAATGTTGTTTTTCAATTCTAGCTTAAGAACAAGGTTAAGTACAGAAAAGGCAGCGAAAAATTTAGGTATGCAAGTAATGATATTAAATGTTAATGATACTTGGAATTTAGAATTTGAAGATGGTACAGTTATGAATTTAAATTCATCTGAACATGTAAAGGAGGCTGCTCAAGTAATTTCTCAATACGCAGACATTATAGCTATAAGAGCATTTTCATCCTTAAAAAATAAAGAAAAAGATGAATCTGAATTTATATTAAATAGCTTTATAAAATATGCAACAGTTCCGATTGTAAATATGGAAAGTTCAACAGCGCATCCTTTACAAGCTTTAACAGATGCAATTACCATTGAAGAGTTAAAAACAAAACCAAAACCAAAAGTTGTATTGTCTTGGGCTCCGCATCCTAAAGCATTACCTCATGCTGTTGCTAATTCGTTTGTTAAAATGATGCAAAAAACTGCTGTTGATTTTTATATTACGCATCCGAAAGGTTATGAACTGAACCCTGAAATCACAAGAAATACGCCTATTAATCATAATCAAGAAGAAGCTCTTAGAAATGCTGATTTTGTGTACGTAAAAAACTGGAGTAGCTACACAGATTATGGTGAAATTATTTCTCAAGACCAGAATTGGATGCTTACAAAAGAAAAAATAGGCACAGCAAAGTTTATGCATTGTTTACCTGTAAGAAGAAATGTGGTAGTTGAAGATAGTGTGTTAGATAGTAAAAATTCTGTCGTAATTCATGAGGCAAATAACAGAACGTACGCAGCTCAGATTGTGCTAAAAAAAATAATAGAAAATCTTTAA
- the argC gene encoding N-acetyl-gamma-glutamyl-phosphate reductase: MIQAGIIGGAGYTAGELIRLLIHHSRVEINFVFSTSNAGNKISNIHQDLIGSLELNFTNTINPNVNVLFLCLGHGNSKKFLESNTFSDATKIIDLGNDFRLKKEQISQEKTFVYGLPELQKNAIIDAKHIANPGCFATAIQLALLPLASANLITKDVHVNAVTGATGAGTSLSATTHFTWRDNNFSYYKPFTHQHLGEINQSVKNLQTSFDSQIVFMPNRGDFSRGIFATAYTYFKGTLEEAKTLYKTYYKEAKFTFVSDNEIHLKQVVNTNKCLIHLHKHENKLLVTSVIDNLLKGASGQAVQNMNLMFGFEETAGLNLKATYF; this comes from the coding sequence ATGATACAAGCAGGAATTATTGGAGGAGCTGGTTATACAGCAGGTGAATTAATTAGATTATTGATACATCATTCAAGAGTTGAAATAAACTTTGTGTTTAGTACTTCAAACGCAGGAAATAAAATAAGCAATATTCATCAAGATTTAATTGGTAGTTTAGAGTTGAATTTTACGAATACAATTAATCCTAATGTTAACGTGTTGTTCTTATGTTTAGGTCATGGAAATTCTAAGAAATTTTTAGAAAGTAATACTTTTTCTGACGCTACAAAAATTATCGATTTAGGAAATGATTTTAGACTAAAGAAAGAGCAAATTTCTCAAGAAAAAACCTTCGTTTATGGTTTACCTGAGCTACAAAAAAATGCTATTATAGATGCAAAACATATTGCAAACCCAGGCTGTTTTGCTACTGCTATTCAATTAGCACTGCTTCCATTAGCTAGTGCCAATTTAATTACTAAAGATGTACATGTAAATGCTGTAACAGGTGCTACTGGTGCAGGTACTTCTTTATCTGCAACAACCCATTTTACTTGGAGAGATAATAATTTTTCGTACTACAAACCTTTTACGCATCAACATTTAGGTGAAATCAATCAATCTGTAAAAAATTTACAAACTAGTTTTGATTCTCAGATTGTATTTATGCCAAATAGAGGTGATTTTTCTAGAGGAATTTTCGCTACGGCTTACACCTATTTCAAAGGAACATTAGAAGAAGCAAAAACACTTTATAAAACATATTATAAAGAAGCAAAATTCACATTTGTGTCTGATAATGAAATACATTTAAAGCAAGTGGTAAATACCAACAAGTGTTTAATTCACTTACACAAACATGAAAATAAATTACTCGTAACAAGTGTTATTGATAATTTATTAAAAGGAGCTTCAGGACAAGCAGTACAAAACATGAATTTGATGTTCGGGTTTGAGGAAACAGCTGGACTGAATTTAAAAGCAACTTATTTTTAG
- the argB gene encoding acetylglutamate kinase: METLKIIKIGGNIIDNPIALDNFLIEFSKIEAPKILVHGGGKLATKLAQQMNVKVEMVDGRRITNTETLDIITMVYAGKINKTIVASLQQKSNNAVGFTGADGNTILSVKRPVKEIDYGFAGDIINVDTTVLNTLLNIGVTPVFCAITHDNNGQLLNTNADTIASELAIGFAKKYQTELYYCFEKNGVLLDINNDDSVVENITTKKYEELLAKNIIADGMLPKMNNCFHAINQQVHKVCIGKSEMLYNHNSKFTTIQA, from the coding sequence ATGGAAACATTAAAAATCATAAAAATAGGAGGAAATATTATAGACAATCCAATAGCATTAGATAATTTCCTAATTGAGTTTTCTAAAATTGAAGCTCCAAAAATATTAGTACATGGTGGCGGTAAGTTAGCTACAAAGCTAGCGCAACAAATGAATGTAAAAGTTGAAATGGTTGATGGCAGAAGAATAACGAACACAGAAACATTAGATATAATTACGATGGTATATGCAGGAAAAATCAACAAAACAATTGTGGCTTCTTTACAACAAAAATCAAACAATGCTGTAGGTTTTACAGGTGCTGATGGCAATACAATTCTTTCAGTAAAAAGACCTGTAAAAGAAATAGATTATGGATTTGCTGGCGATATAATTAATGTAGACACTACTGTCTTAAACACATTATTAAACATAGGCGTTACACCTGTTTTTTGCGCTATTACTCATGATAATAATGGGCAATTATTAAACACTAATGCAGATACAATTGCTTCAGAATTAGCCATTGGTTTTGCTAAGAAATATCAAACAGAATTGTATTACTGTTTTGAAAAAAATGGTGTTTTATTAGATATAAACAATGATGATTCTGTAGTAGAAAATATTACTACAAAAAAATATGAAGAATTATTGGCAAAGAACATTATTGCAGACGGAATGTTACCAAAAATGAATAATTGCTTCCATGCAATCAATCAGCAAGTGCATAAAGTTTGTATCGGAAAATCAGAAATGTTATACAATCATAATTCAAAATTTACAACAATACAAGCTTAA
- the proC gene encoding pyrroline-5-carboxylate reductase: MKIAIIGTGNLGKSIAKGLITTNAITSLYLTRRKLDTIKEFEGYKNVSLTTNNSEAVQNSDIIILAVQPAHLKEVLNETQPLLKENHIIISTITGFSITQIEEIVGVNNFIIRAMPNTAIAVGKSMTCLCGNTKGLERIKVAEAVFNRLGTSIVIPESKMQAATVVCASGIAFWMRMIRATTQAAIQLGFDAKEAQELAMHTCDGAANLLITTRNHPEQEIDKVTTPKGCTIEGLNEMEHQGLSSSLIQGMVTSYNKINTIKTEQL; the protein is encoded by the coding sequence ATGAAAATAGCAATTATAGGTACCGGAAATTTAGGTAAATCTATTGCAAAAGGATTAATAACAACCAATGCAATAACTTCTTTGTATTTAACAAGAAGAAAACTAGATACCATTAAAGAGTTTGAAGGGTATAAAAATGTTAGTTTAACAACTAATAATTCAGAAGCTGTTCAAAATTCAGACATTATTATTTTAGCTGTTCAACCAGCGCATTTAAAAGAAGTTTTAAATGAGACTCAACCTTTATTAAAAGAAAATCACATTATTATTTCTACCATTACTGGTTTTTCAATTACTCAAATTGAAGAGATTGTTGGAGTAAATAATTTTATTATTAGAGCAATGCCTAATACTGCAATTGCAGTTGGTAAATCGATGACTTGTTTGTGTGGAAACACCAAAGGATTGGAAAGAATAAAAGTAGCCGAAGCTGTTTTTAACAGACTAGGTACTTCTATTGTTATTCCAGAATCTAAAATGCAAGCTGCAACCGTAGTTTGTGCAAGCGGAATTGCTTTTTGGATGCGGATGATAAGAGCAACAACTCAGGCTGCTATTCAATTAGGTTTTGATGCCAAAGAAGCACAAGAATTAGCCATGCATACTTGTGATGGTGCTGCAAACTTATTAATTACAACAAGAAATCATCCAGAACAAGAAATAGATAAAGTTACAACGCCTAAAGGCTGTACTATTGAAGGGCTGAATGAAATGGAACACCAAGGATTGAGTTCTTCATTAATACAAGGAATGGTTACCTCATATAATAAAATTAACACCATAAAAACGGAGCAATTATGA
- a CDS encoding argininosuccinate synthase — MKKLVIAYSGGLDTSYCAVSLSKAGYEVHAVSVNTGGFTDNEIQDIEKNAYKMGVTTYQNIDAVATFYQKVVKYLIYGNVLKNNTYPLSVSAERIIQAIEIAKYAKSINAKYIAHGSTGAGNDQVRFDMIFQTIAPEIEIITPIRDQQLSRQEEIQYLKDNGIDLSWEKAKYSVNKGLWGTSVGGEETLTSAKALPEKAYPSQLEKNGEEKVKMTFKNGEFIAMNAIVDSPQNNIQKLNELASKYAIGRDIHVGDTIVGIKGRVGFEAAAALITIKAHHLLEKHTLTKWQLQHKEYLSSFYGMHLHEGQYLDPVMRDTEAFLESSQSKVTGDVYVTLKPYHFQLDGIASKHDLMNAKFGSYGEENKAWTANDAKGFIKILGNQNKIYQQVNS; from the coding sequence ATGAAAAAATTAGTCATTGCATACAGCGGAGGTTTAGATACATCATATTGTGCCGTTAGTTTATCAAAAGCTGGATATGAAGTTCATGCTGTTAGCGTAAATACAGGTGGATTTACAGATAACGAAATTCAAGATATTGAAAAAAATGCTTATAAAATGGGAGTTACTACTTATCAGAATATTGATGCTGTCGCTACATTTTATCAAAAAGTAGTAAAATATTTAATCTACGGAAATGTATTAAAAAACAATACATATCCTTTATCTGTAAGCGCAGAAAGGATTATTCAGGCAATAGAAATTGCAAAGTATGCTAAAAGTATTAATGCAAAATATATTGCTCACGGAAGTACTGGAGCGGGAAATGATCAGGTACGTTTTGATATGATTTTTCAAACTATTGCTCCTGAAATTGAAATTATTACACCAATTAGAGACCAACAACTATCTAGACAAGAAGAAATACAATACTTAAAAGATAATGGGATTGACTTGTCTTGGGAAAAAGCAAAATACTCAGTAAATAAAGGTTTATGGGGAACAAGTGTTGGCGGAGAAGAAACATTAACTTCTGCTAAAGCATTACCTGAAAAAGCATATCCGTCTCAACTAGAAAAGAACGGAGAAGAAAAAGTAAAAATGACTTTTAAAAATGGAGAATTCATTGCTATGAACGCTATAGTTGATTCACCACAAAATAATATTCAAAAATTAAATGAATTAGCATCTAAATATGCTATTGGTAGAGATATTCATGTAGGTGATACCATTGTAGGAATAAAAGGAAGAGTTGGTTTTGAAGCAGCGGCTGCTCTAATTACAATCAAAGCACATCACTTATTAGAAAAACATACACTCACAAAATGGCAGCTACAACATAAAGAGTATCTCTCTAGTTTTTATGGAATGCATTTACATGAAGGTCAATATTTAGATCCTGTAATGAGAGATACGGAAGCTTTTTTAGAGAGTAGTCAATCAAAAGTTACAGGTGATGTGTATGTGACGCTTAAACCATACCATTTTCAGTTAGATGGTATTGCTTCTAAGCATGATTTAATGAATGCAAAATTTGGGAGTTATGGAGAAGAAAATAAAGCATGGACAGCTAATGATGCTAAAGGATTCATTAAAATTCTTGGTAATCAAAACAAAATATATCAACAAGTTAATTCTTAA
- a CDS encoding M20 family metallo-hydrolase, with product MKTQQELTLEAIELLKNLIETPSFSSEENQTALLLENWFISNTIPFKRNVHNIWAVNRYYDESKPTLLLNSHHDTVKPNNGYTKDPFKAIIEDGKLYGLGSNDAGGCLVSLLATFTHFYHEKDLTYNLVIVASAEEESSGDNGLNSMLSIIPNIDVAIVGEPTLMNLAVAEKGLVVFDAIVKGTPSHAAHPNTNNAIYNSINVLKWFENYQFKKSSDALGDVKMTVTQINAGKQHNAIPSEVKLVVDVRVNDKYTNQEIVNILQQESPCDTIEPRGIKLSSSSIPINHELIKAGISLGRKTYGSPTLSDQSVLSCPSLKLGPGDSTRSHTADEFIYLHEIKEGIKIYINLLNKVIV from the coding sequence ATGAAAACACAACAAGAATTAACGCTTGAAGCGATCGAATTATTAAAAAACTTAATAGAAACGCCTTCTTTTTCATCAGAAGAGAACCAAACAGCATTGCTTTTAGAAAACTGGTTTATCAGCAATACTATTCCTTTTAAAAGAAACGTACATAATATTTGGGCTGTTAATAGATATTATGATGAAAGTAAACCTACCTTACTTTTAAATTCACATCACGATACCGTGAAGCCTAATAATGGTTATACGAAAGATCCTTTTAAAGCAATTATTGAAGATGGAAAACTATATGGCTTAGGAAGTAATGATGCTGGTGGCTGTTTGGTTTCACTATTAGCTACTTTCACTCATTTTTATCATGAAAAAGACCTAACATATAATTTAGTAATTGTAGCGTCTGCAGAAGAAGAAAGTAGTGGTGATAATGGTTTAAATAGTATGCTATCTATCATTCCGAATATTGATGTTGCTATTGTTGGCGAACCAACTTTAATGAATTTAGCAGTTGCAGAAAAAGGATTGGTTGTTTTTGATGCTATCGTAAAAGGTACTCCAAGTCATGCTGCACACCCTAATACAAATAATGCCATTTATAATAGTATTAATGTTTTAAAGTGGTTTGAAAATTATCAGTTTAAAAAATCATCTGATGCTTTAGGCGATGTAAAAATGACTGTTACACAAATAAATGCAGGTAAGCAACATAATGCAATTCCTTCAGAAGTAAAACTAGTTGTTGATGTGCGTGTTAATGATAAATATACAAATCAAGAAATTGTAAATATTCTACAACAAGAATCTCCTTGTGATACTATTGAACCACGTGGAATTAAATTGAGCTCTTCTTCAATTCCGATTAATCATGAATTGATAAAAGCAGGAATTTCTTTAGGAAGAAAAACTTATGGCTCTCCTACCCTATCAGATCAGTCTGTATTAAGTTGTCCTTCTTTAAAATTGGGCCCTGGTGATAGTACACGTTCTCATACAGCAGATGAATTTATTTATTTACATGAAATTAAAGAAGGTATTAAAATTTATATCAATCTATTAAATAAAGTAATTGTTTAA
- a CDS encoding OmpA family protein: protein MNFKKMILLILLVITVKSYGQKQKVADRYFEEFSYLQSAKLYKALIEKKADSSKHILSRLAESYYNNADTEEAEFWYKELLFKYKKDLEDKHLFKYAQVLRSNGKYKKSDSIFLELTSSDKNNRKEELKRENYLSDFSNNKARIGVRNLAINTEYSDFGGFILNGKSYYTSAVPKGVKKERIYKWNNQPFLNIYKADEDIKSLEENEKDTVLTLVNHRLIEIPITSEFHESTPVFTKDGKTIYFTRNNVNGKKVKRDKKNTSNLKIFKASFVNGYWVNVTELPFNNDEYSVGHPALSLDEKTLYFVSNMPGGFGSTDIYKVSVEEGNNYGTPVNLGKTINTSDKEMFPFIGADSTLYFSSNGHLGLGLLDIFKSKINKDSIFSIPKNMGHPFNSKRDDFSFYINEEGKKGFFSSNRKNGKGDDDIYSFYLYTELKICTQSIEGVVRATKTNKPIDGALVKLFNSKGEIQKEAISDSNGKYLFKEVLCDNTYTVFASKLDHKSTSKKKVNVIREKITKADLELIPLIIGNQIVINPIFFDFNKSVIRADAEYELENIVTVMNNHPEIVIRIESHTDSRGRSNYNRILSDKRAKATRDYILLRGISKKRIKEAVGYGEDRLLNDCTNANKNKCTEEEHQKNRRSYFYIVGGEKSIKVRQEAEKKAQRKLSKRNNFLLFLRKNFKKRRKNSSATEKCIIGEEEKCDKKKIIYGN, encoded by the coding sequence ATGAATTTTAAAAAGATGATATTACTAATACTATTAGTAATAACAGTAAAAAGTTACGGGCAAAAACAGAAGGTTGCAGATCGATATTTTGAAGAATTTTCATACTTACAATCAGCTAAACTATACAAAGCCTTAATAGAAAAAAAAGCTGATAGTTCTAAACATATTTTAAGTCGTTTAGCAGAATCGTATTATAATAATGCTGATACAGAAGAAGCAGAGTTTTGGTACAAAGAGTTATTATTTAAGTATAAAAAAGATTTAGAAGATAAACATTTATTTAAATATGCTCAAGTATTAAGAAGTAATGGTAAATATAAAAAATCAGATTCTATTTTTTTAGAATTAACTTCTTCAGACAAAAATAATAGAAAAGAAGAATTAAAAAGAGAAAATTATTTATCAGATTTTTCTAATAATAAGGCACGTATTGGGGTTCGAAATTTAGCAATTAATACAGAGTATTCTGATTTCGGAGGATTTATACTCAATGGAAAATCTTATTATACTTCAGCAGTTCCAAAGGGTGTAAAAAAAGAACGTATTTATAAATGGAACAATCAACCTTTTTTAAATATTTATAAAGCTGATGAGGATATTAAAAGCTTAGAAGAAAATGAAAAAGATACTGTTTTAACTTTGGTTAACCACCGTTTAATAGAAATACCTATTACTTCAGAGTTTCACGAGTCTACACCTGTTTTTACAAAAGATGGAAAAACTATTTATTTTACACGAAATAATGTAAATGGAAAAAAGGTAAAGAGGGATAAGAAAAATACATCAAATTTAAAAATTTTTAAAGCAAGTTTTGTAAACGGTTATTGGGTTAATGTAACAGAATTACCATTTAATAATGATGAGTACTCTGTTGGGCACCCTGCTTTAAGTTTAGATGAAAAAACGTTATATTTTGTATCTAATATGCCTGGAGGTTTTGGAAGTACAGATATTTATAAAGTTTCTGTTGAAGAGGGTAATAATTATGGAACTCCTGTAAATTTAGGAAAAACAATAAATACTTCAGATAAAGAAATGTTTCCTTTTATAGGGGCTGATAGTACTTTGTATTTCTCATCAAACGGACATTTAGGATTAGGGCTTTTAGATATTTTTAAATCAAAAATAAATAAAGATTCAATATTCTCAATCCCTAAAAATATGGGGCATCCGTTTAATAGTAAAAGAGACGATTTTTCATTTTATATAAATGAAGAAGGTAAAAAAGGTTTCTTTTCTTCAAATAGAAAAAATGGAAAAGGTGATGACGATATTTATAGTTTCTATTTATATACCGAACTAAAAATATGTACTCAGTCAATTGAAGGAGTAGTTAGAGCTACTAAAACTAACAAACCAATCGACGGAGCACTTGTAAAGCTATTTAATAGCAAAGGAGAAATTCAGAAAGAAGCAATATCAGATAGCAATGGAAAGTATTTATTTAAAGAAGTTTTATGCGATAATACGTATACTGTTTTTGCAAGTAAATTAGATCATAAATCAACTAGTAAAAAGAAGGTTAATGTTATTAGAGAAAAAATTACTAAAGCAGATTTAGAATTGATCCCTTTAATTATAGGTAATCAAATAGTAATTAACCCTATATTTTTTGACTTCAATAAATCAGTTATTAGAGCCGATGCTGAATATGAATTAGAGAATATTGTAACTGTCATGAATAACCACCCAGAGATAGTTATTAGAATAGAATCTCATACTGATAGTAGAGGACGTAGTAATTACAACAGAATATTATCTGATAAGAGAGCAAAAGCTACTAGAGATTACATATTATTAAGAGGTATTTCTAAAAAGAGAATTAAAGAAGCTGTAGGATACGGTGAAGATAGATTACTTAATGATTGTACTAATGCTAATAAAAATAAGTGTACAGAAGAAGAGCATCAAAAAAATAGGAGGTCTTATTTTTATATTGTTGGGGGTGAAAAGAGTATTAAAGTAAGACAAGAAGCTGAAAAAAAAGCACAAAGAAAGCTAAGTAAAAGAAATAATTTTTTACTCTTTTTAAGAAAAAACTTTAAGAAGAGAAGAAAGAATAGTAGTGCAACTGAAAAATGTATTATTGGAGAAGAAGAAAAGTGTGATAAAAAGAAAATAATTTACGGAAACTAA